The Corythoichthys intestinalis isolate RoL2023-P3 chromosome 2, ASM3026506v1, whole genome shotgun sequence DNA segment aaaaaatagcactacgAGAGTAAAGTGAATAGCATTTCAAATTTAAAAGTCGAAATTACTGCTGCaactattaatcgattaactcaagtaaatttgattagaaaaaagattatcattaaattttgttgctacgAGTAttggtttaattaaagtggcactgtaatttttttttttgaaagtgtttgcatttagtttcaatgatttgggtggatacactgccatctagtggcaacagtgaatatgacaacttttcacatggctgaatccagctgctccctctcAAGacgaacataagccaagtttttttttgagctaatgtttttttaatgcagtcctaatttaatttataggtatatttaacagttttcttctgggaatatgtgtttgaaccaattGTTAagtgcaatgtaaaaaaaaaaaagttagccttttatagcatttaagctagcggacttgtgCTATgttagttagccaattgttcttgtgttgtacttagatcagtggttcttaaccttgcgaaaggtaccgaaccccacaagtttcacatgtggattcaccaaactcttcggaattagataataaagcaattttttgtaattcaaaaccaatatatctaagctagcaagctaataatttagcagactcctgttcaatttttttctcattttgacagcatgttttataaacaggtcaaaatttgtcaccacactgcccattggtctgttgtattccctcataccaagtgagagtcaaccttccactgggcaaaccagttcctcctcccatcagatcgaggactagcagttaaaagaaacggATTAAGccagtaaattgggagcaaaccagtccaaaagctAGTCTAATaaaccactttgcctagatttaattaTCATACGAAAATTGAGTTCtgcatttctttattttcaCCGAAGCCCTtcgacttactcaccgaacccaggttaagaaccaatgACTTagattcttatttatttatttattttataccgtttgaggctcagctcacgtatttaaattttttatgttccttatccgattacttgattatttgaataactacagtgctggccaaaaggtttggcacccctgcaatgctgtcagataatgctcaatttcccccagaaaatgattgcaattacaaatgctttggtagtaattcattcatatattttgcttgcaatgaaaaacacaaaagaaaatgggaaaaaatgattagcattttatacaaaacttcaaaatatgggcctgacaaaagtattggcaccctcagcctaatacttgatagcacaacttttagacaaaataactgcaaactgcGCCAGGTCTCTTAGATTTGAAGGTTGCCTTCTCCAATttttagatctctccacagttgatctatgggattcaggtctggactcattgatggccactttagaagtctccagagctttctctcaaaccattttctagtgctttttaagtgtgttttgggccattgtcctgctggaagacccatgacctctgagggagacccagctttcaacattatgctgcaaaatttcttGGTAGTCTTAACACTTCATAATGCCACGCTCGCGGTcaaacagtccagtgccagaggtagcaaagcaatcccaaaacatcagtgaacctccgccatgtttgactgtgaggaccgtgttcttttctttgaaggccttgtttttttccctgtaaactctatgttgatgccttttcccaaaaagctctacttttatctcatctgaccagagaacattcttccaaaacgtttttggctttttcaggtaattttggcaaactccagcctggcttttttatgtttctgggtcagaagtggggtcttccataaagtcccttttcattcagatgccgacggatagtatggattgacactgttgtaccctcggactgcgggacagcttgaacttgttcggatgttagtcgaggttctttatccaccatccgcacaatcgctttcgttgaaatctctcgtcaatttttcttttcgacCCACATctcgggaggttagccacagtgccatgggctttatacttattttgcttctgaagtcctcagacagttctttggtcttctttattTTCTCCATGCGCAATGTGGTacttcaactttaatccattttaactggctgcaagtgtgatttagttattgccaccgcctgttatgtgctattggtaagtaacaggtgctgttaactacacaaattagagaagcatcacatgatttctcaaagggtgccaatacttttgtccggcccatttttagaATTTGGTGTAAaaggataatgatttaatttttttttcattctcttttgtgttttttcattgcaagcaaaagaagacattactaccaaagcattttctaattattttctgggagaaatttagcattatctgacagaattgcatgggtgctAATtagaaatgacatgatcggacccgatcacgtcattttcaaagtatctgaatcggacatgccttttttaatatatatatatatattttttttattaagtcgttttctaattgtatttaacgttacagacataatatgtttcactcatccagagtctttaggcttaaggtagggttatcaagtttatcctaataacggcggtaattaatttttaaaaaatgcatcacgttgaaatatttaatgcaattaatgaatgcgctgcacgatccactcgcgctcaatctataatggcgccattttacctgtaTAGAAAACtataaggcagcgtaaaatgagtagagtgaattttagctgcctttggagcctttttattaattgactaaagccttacaatccctctcactacgattagaaatatcgtggcaaACAAGGTGAAGCATggcagtaattgatctttttcttaacaccctatgttatttcccaacgcagagaagatatatcatttggtagcactacacacagtcatgggtgcacttcccatcatgcatttgggcacaacagttaaatggctacagtatcatttactgaaagctcaacaaatacactagatgccaatatttagtcacaatatacaacgtcacaagtctttctatccatggatccctctcacagaaagaatgctaataatgtaaatgccatcttgaggatttattgtcataataaacaaatacagtacttatgtactgtatgttgaatgtatatatttgtccgagttttattcatttttttcttaatacattgccaaaatgtatatgatcgggaaaaattatcgggaataattggaattgaatcgggagcaaaaaaaagcaatcggatcggaaatatcgggatcggcagatactcaaactaaaacgatcgggatcggatcgggagcaaaaaaacatgatcggaacaaccctaacgccaatacttttggccagcactgtagttaatcgattaatcaactactaaaataaccgATAGCTACACCcccttgttttgaaaatatgacagaaacaatgtcgcattttcgtctcgtcaggcgaaaactggcattcgtctcgttatgttttagtctcccgagACACGTTTTTCCGCTCGTCATGATtgttcgtcgacaaaatattttcatttctttcattattgacgaaaacaacactgattacgaCTTTATAATCTCCTAATACGACTTTCTTCTCGTAGTACTATTTCTTATCTCTTTGTTAGACCGTGTGTCGTACTTTATCAGAATGATTTGGCTAGATTTTTTTCAGAGCACGTACCTGGAAATCACTGAAATTGAGCCCCCAATTAGCAACGCTTGGATCTGTGGAATTGGGCACGAGCAGAGCGTCCTGGAAGCTTTTGAGGGTCTGGCAGTGGAAAGAATACTCGGCAGGTGCCGAGATAACGCGGCTCCCGACGAACGTCGCCGTGGCGCCGTTGGACCGCAGCTGCACTGAGTCCAGCGTGAACCAGTTTCGAGCCGAAACAGGATAAAAACGCTGACTCATGGCGAAGCTGTAAAATCCGACGCGAGAAAAACCTTTACGGTGACTGAATGCTGTGGAAGCTGCCACGTCTTGTTATGACAACAGAAGtcccagttaaaattgattgggcgtcaagcggcgtcaatgtcagccaatgagttaaatgggaaaaaaaaaaatctatatttgtGCTTGAAAGTGTATACCTGAGGCTAATGCCTGATGCATACTGGAGCACAAGCCTGGAAAagacaaaatgcaaacattagTAAACCTCACAAAATGGCCGCCACGTTACAGCTatccaaaaaaaacaatggctcACAAGGCACTGTCAGCGCTGCACTGCGAACCCGCCAACGAGGGCGTTTCGGCGGCGAGGTCCGTCCACTGGCCAGGCTGCGACAAGCTGACGCTGAGATTCCGCGCCCACAGCATGATGCAAGGGCCGCCGCTCCCGTTGAAAATGATAGGCGGTTTGACTTCAGGGACGACGGCTTGGAGTAGCGAACGAGAGCCGGCAGCGGTCCAGTGCGCCGGCTCGGAAATCACCTGCCGACGTCAAAGAGTTTAGCTGTTAACGGTGTCCATTTTGGAAGTTTGTCGATTGTCGGTCATAGCTCACTCGTGACGGTCGGACACCCGTGTACATGGCTGTGTAAGGCACGTTTTTGTCTTCCATGGCACTCATTACCCTGGCCATGATAGCATCTGTTAAAAAAGGAAAAGTCACTGTTTTGCAAACTGCCAAAATAAGAGACACTGAAGAAGAAGGGAGCAGGGTTGCCATGTTGGAAAGATCATGTATCAGTGGCGATTGCtctaaaacaggggtgtccaaactttttgcaaagggggccaggttTGGCGTGGTATAAATGTGGCGGGCCGACCTTggatgacgtcctttacgtagaacgatatatttaagcaaattttagcaagccattctgtgtgtcccattttctttattattttttttcattgataatttcaacaatctcacaactagcctttgtggcgttctcttttgactctcgtgcttttgcgaaatactgctgctgtgaaattaaactagcttcaagttgcttcaatttctcgctgcgcatcttccctataatcttatcgtacatgtcagcgtgtcttgtttggtattatTGCCTCACACTGATAATCttataatctcgatgggtcttgtatccattccatgtcaggtagtctaggcacattgtttgcatcctgattagcgtctggctaatacatgttaggtccaacataaaattccatcctcttcttcctccaactcttcaaagacTTGGATCTCAtcccttatatcgctgtttgaatcattgtttgaagggctttgtatggcggctgtatgtatggagctgccatcgctgttcccggtgtgacgtatcacttccgggttcgtcccctttcaggctcgaacttcggaaacgcgactattttgtcaaatatactacatataaattattttttcatgctttatttgttggacaatgtttaattactttaattgtgaccctatttggcatgttatgaaattacttcacattactgctttaaattaAATCTAAAAATCTGACACAATCTTTCTTTCACAACTGCCAGTTGATCACAACTGACTCTTACCATTGTCACGTAGCACTTCCTTGCAAGACTTCGGCGAGCTAGAAGGCAAAAATAAACTCGTGTTAACCCGGTGAACAAGCCACCGGAGTGATTTTCGGTCTACATTACCTCTCGCAATAAGGCAGCTTGACGACGAGTAAGTTGCTGACCGACGACTCCACGCGAATTTGTGACAAAGCGTCGGTGTCCACCGGCACGGGCGAGGCGCCTAGCTGCTTTTCCAACAGCCCCAGCGTGGAGGAGGGCGAGCACGCTACAGCGGGGAACGTCACCGAGGATGACGACCGCAGCTGCGCCTGGACGCCGCGCGGCAATTAAGAAGTGCCTTCGAAAAATTGCCGTGCGTACAAAACTTACCTGCACGTTTGTGAAGACGCTGTCCCGCTCATTTCCGAACACACCTCCAAAGACGGTGAAGTCTTCTTTGCTGAGCTGAGTACAAACAATAAAATTCTACATTATTCTTATGTCTGAGTAACAATTATGCAAGTACATTTAAAAGTTGTGACACGCCGATTTAAAACAAATACAAGAAGCCTTCCCCTAGAGAACACAGAGGAACTTCCAGATGGGAAGTCAGCCACCAGCTCACTGTCACACTAGGGTGACAATCACAGCGCCATGTCACATGACTCCCCCCGGTCAGCTTCCCTCATTTACTCATACGCTaccaaaaacatatttacagtgaggaaaataagtatttgaacactgcGAGTTCGCTCACTTGGAGATGATGGgctggtttgaaattttcatggtaggtgcttgtccactgtgagagacaatctaaataatccagaaatcaaAGTGTATGATGTTTTTAacaatgtatttgtattatactgctgtatttgaacacctgagaaaaacaatgtaaatatttggtacagtagcctttgtttacaaACTTTTCCTGTGACTTTTTACCAGGTTTgagattttgcaccactgctccatacagatcttctctagatcaatcaggtttctggactgtcgctgagaaacacagagtttgagcttcctccaaagactTTGTATTgggtttaaagggatcctctgtttttaagacaagtaattcttaaaagataaatgttagtatgagttataataatttgatattaaaacccctcttaatgtttttgttttaataaagtttgtaaaattattttaagtgataggtcgctattcttgttacgtcgcagtgcgtgacgtcaccggtcccgttgccgaaattccagcgtgtcactcgttagctttcccaacatgtcgtcagttctacccttcctatttgaaccagatctgaaagtgAAGAgcgggacagcactgtcggtcgttcacaagacgagcttcagggaaaaatgcatgcagcaaatacctgataagacaaaagttgggcaaaactggtgatgcgagagtcgttgggaagtccggttgggagcgagagtgtatgctgtccggttttattagcagatattcaaggtaagcatattgcgttttcaaacttatcccaatataattatgtagattgttagcatccagagctgtcgtgtgcttacagtacaggccaaagagcacaccttgtgtaatccacatCCTGTACAttataacgcgtggtagctaggatacgtgtataaaagtaccaaaaaggggagaagcttccacttatgcacatttattaacaaaaataatatttccaccttgaccactcttcactcgggagctcagcagtatgcAAACACCGTTCCCTGACGAGGGAAcgcgtcaacaaaaaagatagcaatagtaatccaaatccgcgttttttactcactccaagatccaggaattagacgatACAATGGCAAagtcgcagccgcgattaggccgtcgattctaCAAAATAGACCGATCCGAAAAGCCACTGTGGGACCGACAAAtccaaaaaatggacagattcgaaatagagcagggcggtaaaccgaaaatttaccgttaccgaaattcttcacgatgaccgacgtaattttgaccatgtcggtaaattcggtaatttaataaaagaagaaaatatagtcttttcatcccgctttgactgtgtcgttcggctatgttcattcccctttaagaaagcagactgtgtgcttacgtttggagtcacatggttttcaggaagccaatcaaacagaagcccggtaggctaacgctagcagctaacggtagcggctaacgctacaagtaaacgggatgaagtcgggcttaagttagcatcgccaaactttcacccgacattaagtaaactcttgacgggttccagatagggatggaaaaaccgaggctttctgaaacaatgaaccacttttaagacaattgccctaaattgaatcactgtttgacacactgcaagagccccatctactggataaacagtgcacgtttctttttaaaagtaaagttgacaaattgcctcagcattacatatctttaatagaa contains these protein-coding regions:
- the LOC130912007 gene encoding V-type proton ATPase subunit S1-like, which gives rise to MAAGSPCSWSPLARFILLFFCLLAHFGTASSTAQVPLVIWSNRSLPAAAPSSAGHIMSSEQLASYLASAFGSGAHTVLLFLQDKLSKEDFTVFGGVFGNERDSVFTNVQAQLRSSSSVTFPAVACSPSSTLGLLEKQLGASPVPVDTDALSQIRVESSVSNLLVVKLPYCESSPKSCKEVLRDNDAIMARVMSAMEDKNVPYTAMYTGVRPSRVISEPAHWTAAGSRSLLQAVVPEVKPPIIFNGSGGPCIMLWARNLSVSLSQPGQWTDLAAETPSLAGSQCSADSALLVLQYASGISLSFAMSQRFYPVSARNWFTLDSVQLRSNGATATFVGSRVISAPAEYSFHCQTLKSFQDALLVPNSTDPSVANWGLNFSDFQIQGFGLANGTNFSYASDCAGFFTPGIWMGLLTSLLMLTILVYGLHMIMQLNTMDRFDDPKGPSISVPQSE